One part of the Deltaproteobacteria bacterium genome encodes these proteins:
- a CDS encoding trypsin-like peptidase domain-containing protein: protein MEERSGSSGRCEVGAADRSDVELLDAYSRAVTTVVEAVGPAVVGISVGREAGNRDGVEPLGAGSGILLAPDGYVLTNHHVVREAGLVRLTLMDGSSLGAVPVGSDPPNDLAVVRADGSGLPYAALGDSAALKVGQLVIAIGNPLGFQSSVSTGVVGATGRGMRGNDGRLIENVIQHTAPLNPGNSGGPLVDSRGRVVGINTAIIAAAQGLGFAVPSNTARHVVSQILAHGRVRRGYLGIGRRQRPLTRRMVRHFGLPRESGVEVVSLDPQGPAGGSGIAAGDIVVAMNGHPAESVDDLHRLLSEVAVGEPARLDVLRGAERRTVEVVIAEAAA from the coding sequence ATGGAGGAGCGAAGCGGATCTTCCGGCCGGTGCGAGGTGGGCGCCGCGGACCGTTCGGACGTGGAGCTGCTGGACGCGTACTCCCGGGCCGTCACCACGGTGGTGGAGGCGGTGGGGCCCGCGGTGGTCGGCATTTCGGTGGGCAGGGAGGCGGGGAACCGGGACGGGGTCGAGCCGCTCGGGGCGGGATCCGGGATCCTCCTTGCGCCCGACGGGTACGTGCTGACCAACCACCATGTCGTGCGGGAGGCGGGACTCGTGCGCCTGACGCTGATGGACGGCTCGTCCCTGGGCGCGGTCCCGGTAGGCTCCGATCCGCCGAACGACCTCGCGGTGGTCCGGGCGGACGGTTCCGGGCTTCCGTACGCCGCCCTGGGCGACTCCGCCGCCCTCAAGGTGGGGCAACTCGTGATCGCCATCGGCAACCCGCTCGGGTTCCAGTCGAGCGTCTCCACCGGCGTGGTGGGCGCCACCGGCCGCGGGATGCGGGGGAACGACGGGAGGCTCATCGAGAACGTGATCCAGCACACCGCCCCCTTGAATCCCGGCAACTCCGGCGGGCCGCTGGTCGATTCGAGGGGACGGGTCGTCGGGATCAACACGGCGATCATCGCCGCGGCGCAGGGGCTGGGCTTCGCGGTGCCGTCGAACACGGCGCGGCACGTGGTGTCGCAGATCCTGGCGCACGGGAGGGTGCGCCGGGGGTACCTGGGGATCGGCAGGAGGCAGAGGCCCCTGACGCGGCGGATGGTGCGCCACTTCGGACTGCCGCGTGAGTCCGGCGTCGAGGTGGTATCGCTCGACCCGCAGGGGCCGGCGGGAGGATCCGGGATCGCCGCGGGCGACATCGTGGTCGCGATGAACGGCCACCCGGCCGAGAGCGTCGACGACCTTCACCGGCTCCTCTCGGAGGTGGCGGTCGGGGAACCCGCTCGGCTGGACGTGCTTCGCGGCGCCGAGCGCAGGACCGTGGAGGTGGTGATCGCGGAGGCGGCTGCGTAG